In the Thermococcus sp. M36 genome, TGTAAAACAAAATTTTATCAGTAACTCTTGAATATTTTTTTGCATCGCTGTGTGCACTAGTTCTTTTCCAGCTAATTTCATTTTGATGATTCTTCTCTCCAAAAATCATATCACAAATCAATTTCAAATAATGGCTCATGGTGCTATCGCAATGCAAATAAAAACTGCCTGTATCTTTTAATAATTTATGCATGTACCAAATGCGTATGGCCATGGTGGTTAGGTAAGCAACAGCACTATCGCTAATGCTTTTTAAATTATGAAATGTGTTTAATATGGTGTAGAGTTCTTTATCTATATCGGCAATTTCGTTCAGCGTATCTACATAGTTATAATTACTCCATGTATCGGCAAATGCCTGCTTTTGTGCATTGGCATCTTTCATATCCATACTTTCAAACAATACATTGTAATTGCGTTTGCTGTTAAACGGAGGGTCTATATAAATTAAATCTATAAAAGGCTGCGGATACTGTGTTTTCAG is a window encoding:
- a CDS encoding DNA methyltransferase; the protein is MNHLYFGDCLDVLKELKTQYPQPFIDLIYIDPPFNSKRNYNVLFESMDMKDANAQKQAFADTWSNYNYVDTLNEIADIDKELYTILNTFHNLKSISDSAVAYLTTMAIRIWYMHKLLKDTGSFYLHCDSTMSHYLKLICDMIFGEKNHQNEISWKRTSAHSDAKKYSRVTDKILFY